The Corynebacterium glaucum genome includes a region encoding these proteins:
- a CDS encoding DUF1707 SHOCT-like domain-containing protein → MQDNPEIRVGHADRNAALERLGSHFADGYLDLGEFEDRTARAANARTRGELDSLFDDLPAAPPETANAPVLRGNDGVDTRQAEVIEVEQKLVRKKRIDMIIGGLWGVTVGVFLMLGVVFDVEFAWIVFPIAGVLNVILANAYGMSGDEIRALNDLEREQGQQRAERMRIVIERRKELGGQ, encoded by the coding sequence ATGCAGGATAACCCGGAAATCCGAGTGGGCCACGCGGATCGCAACGCTGCTCTCGAGCGCCTGGGAAGCCACTTTGCCGACGGGTATCTGGACTTGGGCGAGTTCGAGGATCGCACGGCACGCGCGGCCAATGCGCGCACGCGCGGCGAGCTTGATTCGCTTTTCGACGATCTGCCAGCCGCGCCTCCCGAAACAGCAAACGCCCCGGTGCTGCGCGGGAACGATGGCGTGGACACGAGGCAGGCCGAGGTGATTGAGGTCGAGCAGAAGTTAGTGCGGAAGAAGCGCATTGACATGATCATCGGCGGTCTCTGGGGCGTGACGGTGGGCGTCTTTTTGATGCTCGGCGTGGTGTTTGACGTGGAGTTCGCGTGGATCGTGTTCCCGATCGCCGGTGTGCTGAACGTGATCCTTGCGAACGCGTACGGCATGAGCGGCGACGAGATCCGGGCGCTGAACGACCTTGAACGTGAACAGGGCCAGCAGCGCGCGGAGCGGATGCGC